The following proteins are encoded in a genomic region of Coriobacteriia bacterium:
- the uvrA gene encoding excinuclease ABC subunit UvrA — MPLERISIRGAREHNLKGFDLDIPRDRLVVITGLSGSGKSSLAFDTIYAEGQRRYVESLSAYARQFLGQMDKPDVDHIEGLSPAVSIDQKTTSKNPRSTVGTVTEIYDYLRLLFARVGVPHCPVCGRRIERQTPEQIVDLIAELGSGARLTVLAPVVRGRKGEYGKLLDDLRREGFTRVRVDGEVRGLDEEIALDKKYKHDIDVVVDRIVLKEGVRSRLADSVEVALRLADGTVRVQPADGDELSFSQALACPEHGVSLDDLAPRDFSFNNPYGACPTCLGLGAHLEPDPDLIVPDVRLSIADGALKPFRGQTYYPQLLAAFAKNESISLDTPWEKLPEKTRKAALYGLGDKRIRMDYTTRDGRETYWHTRFEGAVNMVKRRYEETESEGSKEKLEEYLSLIPCKACGGARLKPAILAVTFGGKNINEVTRLSAKDSVAFFQGVELTERENVIAARVIKEILERLRFLVDVGLDYLTLERATATLSGGEAQRIRLATQIGSGLMGVLYILDEPSIGLHQRDNARLIGTMERLRDLGNTVIVVEHDEETIRAADFVVDMGPGAGEHGGEVVCLGTPDDILACEGSLTGDYLSGRRRIPMPGKRREPTHGAIELIGATENNLKGIDVRVPLGSFVVVTGVSGSGKSSLVADTLAPALSNAVYRTRHRTGRHERIEGLGAVDKVVVIDQGPIGRTPRSNPATYTGLWDDVRSLFASTPEAKIRGYSPGRFSFNVAGGRCEACKGDGQIKIEMHFLPDVYVPCEVCGGARYNRETLQVAYKGKTVSDVLAMSVEEALAFFENIPPIRRKLQTLFDVGLGYVKLGQPATTLSGGEAQRVKLASEFQRRSTGRTFYILDEPTTGLHFDDVRQLLIVLQRLVDGGNTVLVIEHNLDVVKSADHIIDLGPEGGDLGGEIVVTGTPEDIAAHPTSHTGRFLKPVLEGRGATIAPELGR, encoded by the coding sequence TTGCCCCTCGAACGCATATCGATACGCGGCGCCCGCGAGCACAACCTCAAGGGCTTCGACCTCGACATCCCGCGCGACCGCCTCGTAGTCATCACCGGGCTCTCGGGCTCCGGCAAGTCCTCGCTCGCCTTCGACACCATCTACGCGGAGGGCCAGCGCCGCTACGTCGAGTCGCTCTCCGCCTACGCGCGCCAGTTCCTCGGGCAGATGGACAAGCCCGACGTCGACCACATCGAGGGCCTCTCTCCGGCGGTCTCCATCGACCAGAAGACCACCTCGAAGAACCCTCGCTCCACAGTGGGCACGGTCACCGAGATCTACGACTACCTGCGCCTGCTCTTCGCGCGGGTCGGCGTACCGCACTGCCCGGTGTGCGGGCGGCGTATCGAGCGCCAGACGCCCGAGCAGATCGTCGACCTCATCGCCGAGCTCGGCTCCGGTGCGCGCCTGACCGTGCTCGCGCCGGTCGTGCGCGGGCGCAAGGGGGAGTACGGCAAGCTCCTCGACGACCTGCGCCGCGAGGGCTTCACCCGCGTGCGCGTCGACGGCGAGGTCCGCGGCCTCGACGAGGAGATCGCGCTCGACAAGAAGTACAAGCACGACATCGACGTGGTGGTCGACCGCATCGTCCTCAAGGAAGGCGTGCGCTCGCGCCTCGCCGACAGCGTCGAGGTGGCGCTGCGTCTCGCCGACGGCACGGTCCGCGTGCAGCCCGCCGACGGCGACGAGCTCTCCTTCTCGCAGGCGCTCGCCTGTCCAGAGCACGGCGTCTCCCTCGACGACCTCGCGCCACGCGACTTCTCCTTCAACAACCCGTACGGCGCGTGCCCGACCTGCCTCGGCCTCGGCGCGCACCTCGAGCCCGACCCCGACCTCATCGTCCCCGACGTCAGGCTCTCCATCGCCGACGGCGCGCTCAAGCCCTTCCGCGGGCAGACGTACTACCCGCAGCTGCTCGCGGCGTTCGCGAAGAACGAGTCGATCAGCCTCGACACCCCCTGGGAGAAGCTGCCCGAGAAGACGCGCAAGGCCGCTCTCTACGGCCTCGGCGACAAGCGCATCCGCATGGACTACACCACGCGCGACGGCCGCGAGACGTACTGGCACACTCGGTTCGAGGGCGCTGTGAACATGGTCAAGCGCCGCTACGAGGAGACCGAGTCCGAGGGGAGCAAGGAGAAGCTCGAGGAGTACCTCTCGCTCATCCCGTGCAAGGCGTGCGGCGGCGCGCGCCTCAAGCCTGCGATACTCGCGGTCACCTTCGGCGGCAAGAACATCAACGAGGTGACGCGCCTCTCCGCGAAGGACTCCGTCGCGTTCTTCCAGGGCGTCGAGCTCACCGAGCGCGAGAACGTCATCGCCGCGCGCGTCATCAAGGAGATCCTCGAGCGCCTCCGCTTCCTCGTCGACGTCGGGCTCGACTACCTCACGCTCGAGCGCGCGACCGCCACGCTCTCGGGCGGCGAGGCGCAGCGCATCCGGCTCGCCACGCAGATCGGCTCCGGTCTGATGGGCGTCCTCTACATCCTCGACGAGCCGTCGATCGGCCTGCACCAGCGCGACAACGCGCGCCTCATCGGGACGATGGAGCGCCTGCGCGACCTCGGGAACACGGTCATCGTCGTCGAGCACGACGAGGAGACGATCCGCGCGGCGGACTTCGTCGTCGACATGGGGCCGGGCGCCGGCGAGCACGGCGGCGAGGTGGTTTGCCTGGGCACGCCCGACGACATCCTCGCGTGCGAAGGGTCGCTCACCGGCGACTACCTCTCGGGGCGGCGGCGCATCCCCATGCCGGGGAAGCGCAGGGAGCCGACGCACGGGGCGATCGAGCTGATCGGCGCGACCGAGAACAACCTCAAGGGGATCGACGTGCGCGTGCCGCTCGGCAGCTTCGTCGTCGTCACCGGCGTCTCGGGCTCCGGGAAGTCCTCGCTCGTCGCCGACACGCTCGCGCCGGCGCTCTCGAACGCCGTCTACCGCACGCGCCATCGCACGGGCCGCCACGAGCGCATCGAAGGCCTCGGCGCGGTCGACAAGGTCGTCGTCATCGATCAGGGTCCCATCGGCCGCACGCCGCGCTCGAACCCCGCGACCTACACCGGCCTCTGGGACGACGTGCGCTCGCTGTTCGCCTCCACCCCGGAGGCGAAGATCCGCGGCTACTCGCCGGGGCGCTTCTCCTTCAACGTCGCCGGCGGGCGATGCGAGGCGTGCAAGGGCGACGGCCAGATCAAGATAGAGATGCACTTCCTGCCCGACGTCTACGTGCCGTGCGAGGTCTGCGGCGGCGCGCGCTACAACCGCGAGACGCTCCAGGTCGCCTACAAGGGCAAGACCGTCTCCGACGTGCTCGCGATGTCGGTCGAGGAGGCGCTCGCGTTCTTCGAGAACATCCCGCCGATCCGCCGTAAGCTCCAGACGCTCTTCGACGTCGGGCTCGGCTACGTCAAGCTCGGCCAGCCGGCGACGACGCTCTCGGGCGGAGAGGCGCAGCGCGTCAAGCTCGCCAGCGAGTTCCAGCGCCGGAGCACGGGGCGGACCTTCTACATCCTCGACGAGCCGACGACCGGCCTGCACTTCGACGACGTGCGCCAGCTGCTGATCGTGCTCCAGCGCCTCGTCGACGGCGGGAACACCGTGCTCGTCATCGAGCACAACCTCGACGTCGTGAAGTCCGCCGACCACATCATCGACCTCGGCCCGGAAGGCGGCGATCTCGGCGGCGAGATCGTCGTGACGGGCACGCCGGAGGATATCGCCGCGCATCCGACCTCGCACACGGGGCGGTTCCTCAAGCCGGTGCTCGAGGGGCGCGGCGCCACCATCGCGCCGGAGCTCGGGAGGTAG
- a CDS encoding GNAT family N-acetyltransferase: MRVVDLDESHRGWASRVVREHFDSAMVVSRGVLHDTDSLPGLVALSDGAPVGLLRYRLGSDGCEVVVLIAARPGQGVGTALIEAVGRLAAEARCRRLWLITTNDNVPAQRFYLSRGWTLSAVYPGAIQHSRLLKPEIPLTGLDGIAVEDELEFELLLRRV, from the coding sequence GTGCGGGTTGTCGACCTCGATGAGTCGCACCGCGGATGGGCGTCGCGGGTCGTCCGCGAGCACTTCGATTCCGCCATGGTGGTGTCGCGAGGGGTTCTCCATGACACGGATTCACTTCCCGGGTTGGTGGCGCTGAGCGACGGGGCGCCGGTCGGGTTGCTGCGGTATCGGCTCGGCAGCGACGGTTGTGAGGTCGTCGTGCTCATCGCGGCGCGGCCCGGTCAGGGTGTGGGCACGGCACTCATCGAGGCAGTCGGCAGGCTGGCCGCGGAGGCGCGATGCAGGCGCCTCTGGCTGATCACAACCAACGACAACGTCCCCGCACAGCGGTTCTACCTTTCGCGCGGATGGACTCTCTCGGCGGTCTACCCAGGCGCAATCCAGCACTCGCGGCTCCTCAAGCCGGAGATCCCACTGACGGGGCTGGATGGGATCGCTGTTGAGGACGAGTTGGAGTTCGAGCTCCTTCTCCGGCGCGTCTAA
- a CDS encoding type II toxin-antitoxin system RelE/ParE family toxin, whose translation MIKTFADNRTQELYATGKSRRFPPDIARRATRKLEYVNAAICLDDLRVPPGNRLHALERDREGQHSISVNDQWRICFRFEDGDAYDVEITDYH comes from the coding sequence ATGATCAAGACGTTCGCGGACAATCGGACCCAGGAGCTGTACGCGACCGGCAAGTCGCGTCGATTCCCGCCCGACATCGCGAGACGCGCGACCCGCAAGCTCGAGTACGTGAACGCCGCGATCTGCTTGGACGATCTTCGGGTCCCGCCGGGCAACCGGCTCCACGCGCTCGAACGCGACCGCGAGGGTCAGCATTCGATCTCCGTCAACGACCAGTGGCGCATCTGCTTCAGGTTCGAAGACGGCGACGCCTACGACGTCGAGATCACCGACTACCACTGA
- a CDS encoding HigA family addiction module antitoxin, with protein MSIPNTGRLDRRPTHPGEVLREDFLPDYGLTVTSLATALGVSRQTVNELLRERRAVSPEMALRLSLLFGNSPEFWLNLQRAVDLWDAEATMRDDVRRIKPLSVA; from the coding sequence ATGAGCATTCCGAACACCGGACGGCTGGATCGCCGCCCCACCCATCCCGGCGAGGTCCTGCGTGAGGACTTCCTGCCCGACTACGGACTCACGGTGACCAGCCTCGCGACGGCACTCGGCGTCTCGCGCCAGACCGTCAACGAACTGCTGCGAGAGCGTCGCGCCGTGAGCCCGGAGATGGCGCTGCGTCTCTCGCTTCTGTTCGGCAACTCGCCGGAGTTCTGGCTGAACCTTCAGCGAGCGGTCGACCTGTGGGACGCGGAGGCGACGATGCGGGATGACGTCCGGCGCATCAAGCCGCTGAGCGTCGCCTGA
- a CDS encoding AbrB/MazE/SpoVT family DNA-binding domain-containing protein gives MITKVQKWGNSQGLRLSKEILSDVEIDVGDAVEVAARDGVLVVTPVRRVRGGVDLTQLVREIPADYEPAELDWGPPTGKEVW, from the coding sequence ATGATCACCAAGGTCCAGAAATGGGGCAACAGCCAGGGTCTCCGGCTCAGCAAGGAGATCCTGTCCGATGTCGAGATAGACGTCGGAGACGCCGTGGAGGTCGCCGCGCGCGACGGAGTCCTCGTCGTGACGCCCGTCCGCCGGGTCAGGGGTGGGGTCGATCTCACGCAGCTCGTTCGGGAGATCCCCGCGGACTACGAACCCGCTGAACTCGATTGGGGACCCCCTACCGGCAAAGAGGTCTGGTAG
- a CDS encoding type II toxin-antitoxin system PemK/MazF family toxin codes for MAAYIPRKGDFIAVTPDPQSGHEQRGRRPALVVSNDLFNRHTGLCIACPITNTRRDYPFHVPIPEDQGVTGVVMVEQVRSIDFRSRDVRHIGDAPEAVLQEVLSILDACIY; via the coding sequence GTGGCGGCGTACATCCCCCGCAAGGGAGACTTCATCGCTGTCACGCCCGACCCGCAGTCCGGGCACGAGCAGCGCGGCCGTCGGCCCGCCCTCGTCGTCAGCAACGACTTGTTCAACAGGCACACAGGCTTGTGCATCGCCTGCCCCATCACCAACACCCGCCGAGACTACCCCTTTCATGTGCCGATCCCGGAAGACCAGGGAGTCACCGGCGTCGTCATGGTCGAACAGGTGAGGTCGATCGACTTCCGCTCCCGCGACGTGAGACACATCGGGGACGCACCGGAAGCCGTCCTCCAGGAAGTGCTCTCGATACTCGATGCGTGCATCTACTGA